CGAGATATGCACTGGCGCTGTAATTGTGTGTTACCGGCTCAGTTCCCGCCACAATCGCTTTTAACTCTTCATATTTTTCCAGGAAATGCTGCATTTCCCTGAAACAGTTGGTGATAAACACACTGAGGAAGTTGTCGCCATACTCCCGGCCATGCGCTATACCAGCGCCCAAAGCATATATATTCTTCAACACGGCTGCCAGCTGCACACCTACTACATCGGTGTTCACGATAGTGCGGAGATAACCTGAAGTGAATTTATCAGCGATAGTCTGGGTAGTTTCCAACTGAGTACCAGAAAAAGTGAGGTACGACAGTTTTTCATTGGCTACTTCTTCGGCGTGGCAAGGCCCGGTGATGGTAAAATACCGATCGGCAGTTAATCCGAAATGCTTTAGCAGGTATTCTCCTATCAGGTCGTTATTACTGGGCACGAGCCCTTTAATAGCAGAGATTACTTTTTTATTGTTCAGGGCATTTGCTGCCAGTCCGCTCAACACATTTTCAAGGAAAGCGGAAGGTACTGCCAGTACCAGTTCATCACAGGCAGCTACTATTTTCTGCAGGTCGTTACTAAGTGTCAGCAGGCTGGTATCAAAGTATACGGAGGTCAGATAATGCTTGTTATGATGTCTTAACTGCAGGTGTTGGATAGTGTCATCATTCCTGATCCACCAGTGAATATGATGTCCGTTGTCTGTCAGGATCTTTGCCAGCGCAGTAGCCCAGCTACCGCTGCCTATAATTCCAATACTCTTACTCACATTGCAAATTTTTATGCAATATAGAGAATTAGGAAATAGCGAGAAGACCTTAGCGAATAATTATCCATCGCTAAGGTCTTCTCGCTATTTCCTAATTCTTATATTATTTGGCTTGCCCTTCAAACAGCTGGTTCTTAGGTACCAGCTTTACTTTCTTACCATTATCGAGCAGGCGTGAAATGGCGGAGTAAGGGGCTGAAACTACCTGATCGCCTGCGCTCAGGCCGGAAGTCACTTGTATCCAGGCGTCGTCCTGTACACCGGTTTTTACAGTTATCATCTTCACGGTACCATCTTTCTGTAATACAAAAACCACTTCATTCAATTCCTGTTTTGTGCTGGCAGAAGAAGTAGGCGTTGTATCGTCCTGTGCTGGCTGCTTTTTATCATTTTTATCGCCATGTGCCTTGGAAGTAGTATCCCTGGTAGTTACCGCATTGATGGGGATAGCCAGTACATTGTTCACATACCTGGTTTGTATATTCACGCTGGCACTCATACCCGGACGGAAAGGGAATGTTCTTTTCTGCTTGTTAATAAGATCGTGGTAACTCTCGGGCAGTATACGGATATGTACTATATAACTTGTAACCTGTTCCGCGGAGGAGGCAGTAGCTACGGTGGCAGTGGCCGCACCTTTGCTGGAACTGGCTATCTGGGTTACTACACCTTTGAACTGGCGGTTGTTGTATGCGTCTACTTCGATGAGTGCAGTGTCGCCGAACTTTACTTTGGGGATATCGTTTTCTCCCACATCTACCTGTACTTCCATACTATTCATATCAGCGATGCGGAGCATTTCGGTACCAGTCATCTGTGCTGTACCCACAACACGTTCGCCTTTCTTCACTGAAAGCAGGGATATGATCCCCCCCATCGGTGCTGCAATGGTAGTACGGCCGAGGTTTTTATTTGCCTCATTCAGGTTAGCCTGTGCACTTCGTACGGCGAACTTGTTACCATTGATTTGCTGTACGGCGGCATTATAATCTGCCAGTGAAGCAAGATAAGTGGCCTGAGAGGTTTCAAATTCTGATTTTGAGATCAC
The genomic region above belongs to Chitinophaga sp. 180180018-3 and contains:
- a CDS encoding NAD(P)H-dependent glycerol-3-phosphate dehydrogenase; amino-acid sequence: MSKSIGIIGSGSWATALAKILTDNGHHIHWWIRNDDTIQHLQLRHHNKHYLTSVYFDTSLLTLSNDLQKIVAACDELVLAVPSAFLENVLSGLAANALNNKKVISAIKGLVPSNNDLIGEYLLKHFGLTADRYFTITGPCHAEEVANEKLSYLTFSGTQLETTQTIADKFTSGYLRTIVNTDVVGVQLAAVLKNIYALGAGIAHGREYGDNFLSVFITNCFREMQHFLEKYEELKAIVAGTEPVTHNYSASAYLGDLLVTCYSLHSRNRTFGNMIGKGYSVKAAQLELNMIAEGYYASKCLHEMNKKIGAYMPVAQAVYAILWLQVHPAEAFQALEKGFI
- a CDS encoding efflux RND transporter periplasmic adaptor subunit encodes the protein MKKKTLYWLIGILCSFVILLLVLKASGVIGKDEGIKVAVDKAANRNIIEVVTASGKIYPETEVKVSSDVSGEITDLLVQEGDSVKKGQVLARIYADIYGSMVDKAAASVSQTQAQLANSAASLNSFQARLDQNKAAFNRNKELLAQKVISKSEFETSQATYLASLADYNAAVQQINGNKFAVRSAQANLNEANKNLGRTTIAAPMGGIISLLSVKKGERVVGTAQMTGTEMLRIADMNSMEVQVDVGENDIPKVKFGDTALIEVDAYNNRQFKGVVTQIASSSKGAATATVATASSAEQVTSYIVHIRILPESYHDLINKQKRTFPFRPGMSASVNIQTRYVNNVLAIPINAVTTRDTTSKAHGDKNDKKQPAQDDTTPTSSASTKQELNEVVFVLQKDGTVKMITVKTGVQDDAWIQVTSGLSAGDQVVSAPYSAISRLLDNGKKVKLVPKNQLFEGQAK